From Triticum urartu cultivar G1812 chromosome 2, Tu2.1, whole genome shotgun sequence, a single genomic window includes:
- the LOC125533938 gene encoding uncharacterized protein LOC125533938, translated as MAAMGVGGAVKMICGTKVERVVGTGKAPGACPSCGGPVVATDVESERRILCLPLCLKSKRKYSCTRCFRRLVTVYS; from the coding sequence ATGGCAGCAATGGGTGTGGGCGGAGCTGTGAAGATGATCTGCGGGACGAAGGTGGAGCGGGTGGTGGGCACGGGTAAGGCGCCCGGCGCGTGCCCGTCCTGCGGCGGCCCCGTGGTGGCCACGGACGTGGAGAGCGAGCGGCGCATCCTCTGCCTCCCGCTGTGCCTCAAGAGCAAGCGCAAGTACTCCTGCACCCGGTGCTTCCGCCGCCTCGTCACCGTCTACAGCTAG